Proteins from a genomic interval of uncultured Desulfuromusa sp.:
- a CDS encoding nitrous oxide-stimulated promoter family protein, whose product MTRKEKKDLKILVLFTSVYCHGLHTSEKALLSGLDPQLASLKRYSCCHECRQFLLYAIQRRINCPLDEKPACKHCVVHCYRNEYREKVREIMRYSGKALIKKGRLDLLWHYFF is encoded by the coding sequence CTGACTCGTAAAGAAAAGAAAGACCTGAAAATTCTGGTGTTGTTTACCTCTGTCTATTGCCATGGTCTACATACTTCAGAGAAAGCACTTTTGTCAGGTTTAGACCCACAACTTGCATCGTTGAAACGCTATTCCTGCTGTCATGAATGTCGACAGTTTTTACTTTATGCCATTCAGCGTCGAATCAACTGCCCCTTAGATGAAAAACCTGCTTGTAAGCATTGTGTCGTTCACTGTTATCGCAATGAATATCGAGAAAAAGTACGGGAGATCATGCGTTATTCCGGCAAAGCCCTGATAAAGAAAGGACGATTAGATTTACTCTGGCACTATTTTTTCTAA